One Mycobacterium sp. SMC-4 DNA window includes the following coding sequences:
- the glgP gene encoding alpha-glucan family phosphorylase: protein MKALRRFTVRAHLPDQLTALERLSVNLRWSWDKPTQDLFETIDPQLWDAVGADPVGLLGQVSPARLAELATDESFVSRLNTLAADLDDYLTRPLWYQQLAASTSDQEGDHDVVLPNGIAYFSMEFGVVEVLPNYSGGLGILAGDHLKSASDLGLPLIAVGLHYGSGYFRQSLTADGWQHENYPMLDPQGLPLRLLTHSDGAAVLIDLALPGDATLHARIWVAQVGRIPLLLLDSNIPENDHDLRGVTDRLYGGDQEHRMRQEILAGIGGVRAIRAFTEVEGLPAPEVFHMNEGHAGFLGAERIRELIEVGLDFDTALAVVRASTVFTTHTPVPAGIDRFPLDLVEHYFGHDAGAVGSRLLPGVPLDRILAFGAEDDPTKFNMAHMGLRLAQRANGVSLLHGQVSRKMFSDLWPGFDAAEVPIGSITNGVHAPTWAAPQWLDLGRELLGTDDLTMLREPERWQGLNRVDPGHLWWIRSQLRAELIDDVRARLRRSWLERGAPAAELGWTATAFDPDVLTIGFARRVPTYKRLTLMLRDPQRLAKILLDPERPVQLIVAGKSHPADEGGKALIQQVVRFADREDLRHRIVFLPDYDMSMARTLYHGCDVWLNNPLRPLEACGTSGMKSALNGGLNLSIRDGWWDEWFDGDNGWEIPTADGLIDESRRDDLEAAALYDILERAVVPRFYDRDEHGIPIRWVEMVRHTLEVLGPKVLASRMVRDYTEKYYLPAARALRMSIEPGQSAPEFNVPFGAARELADYRRRVARAWPHVRVSDVDSSGLPDTPLLGSELTLTAMVHLDGLQPDEVAVQALLGRVDTSDTLVEPVMVPMTHAGTAGDGRHSFTATAPLPVTGSVGYTVRVLPHHRLLAGDNELGLVAFA, encoded by the coding sequence GTGAAAGCCCTCCGCAGGTTCACTGTCCGCGCCCACCTTCCCGACCAGCTCACCGCACTCGAGCGGCTCTCCGTCAACTTGCGGTGGTCGTGGGACAAGCCCACGCAGGATCTCTTCGAGACCATCGACCCGCAGCTCTGGGATGCCGTCGGAGCCGACCCCGTCGGCCTGCTCGGCCAAGTCAGTCCGGCGCGGCTGGCCGAACTGGCCACCGACGAGTCGTTCGTCAGCCGGCTCAACACCCTGGCCGCCGACCTGGACGACTATCTGACCAGGCCGCTCTGGTATCAGCAGCTGGCGGCCTCCACCAGTGACCAGGAAGGCGACCACGACGTCGTTCTCCCCAACGGCATTGCGTACTTTTCCATGGAATTCGGCGTCGTCGAGGTACTGCCGAACTACTCCGGCGGCCTGGGCATCCTCGCCGGCGACCATCTCAAGTCGGCCTCGGATCTCGGCCTGCCGCTGATTGCGGTGGGGTTGCACTACGGATCGGGGTACTTTCGGCAGTCCCTGACCGCCGACGGCTGGCAACACGAGAACTATCCGATGCTCGACCCGCAGGGGCTGCCACTGCGACTGCTCACCCACTCCGACGGTGCTGCGGTCCTGATCGATCTCGCCCTGCCTGGTGACGCCACACTGCACGCGCGGATCTGGGTCGCCCAGGTCGGCCGGATCCCGCTGCTGCTGCTCGACTCGAACATCCCGGAGAATGACCACGACCTGCGCGGGGTGACCGACCGGCTCTACGGTGGCGACCAGGAGCACCGAATGCGACAGGAGATCCTGGCCGGGATCGGCGGGGTGCGTGCGATCCGGGCATTCACCGAGGTCGAGGGTCTTCCGGCGCCGGAGGTCTTCCACATGAACGAGGGCCACGCCGGTTTCCTCGGTGCCGAGCGGATCCGGGAGTTGATCGAGGTGGGCCTCGATTTCGACACCGCACTCGCGGTGGTCCGTGCGTCGACGGTGTTCACCACCCACACCCCGGTACCCGCCGGGATCGACCGCTTCCCGCTCGACCTCGTCGAGCACTACTTCGGGCACGACGCCGGGGCGGTGGGCTCACGCCTGCTGCCCGGAGTTCCGCTGGATCGCATCCTGGCCTTCGGCGCCGAGGACGATCCGACAAAGTTCAACATGGCGCATATGGGATTGCGCCTGGCGCAACGCGCCAACGGGGTGTCCCTGCTGCATGGCCAGGTCAGCCGGAAGATGTTCAGCGATCTGTGGCCGGGCTTCGACGCCGCCGAGGTCCCCATCGGTTCGATCACCAACGGTGTGCACGCACCGACATGGGCGGCCCCCCAGTGGCTGGATCTGGGGCGTGAGCTGCTCGGAACCGACGATCTCACGATGCTGCGCGAACCGGAGCGATGGCAGGGGCTAAATCGTGTCGATCCTGGACACCTGTGGTGGATCAGATCGCAACTGCGCGCGGAACTGATCGACGACGTCCGCGCCCGACTTCGCCGGTCCTGGCTGGAGCGGGGCGCGCCGGCCGCCGAATTGGGTTGGACAGCAACCGCATTCGATCCCGACGTGCTGACGATCGGTTTCGCTCGACGGGTGCCGACCTATAAGCGGCTGACGCTGATGTTGCGTGACCCCCAGCGCCTGGCAAAAATCCTGCTCGACCCCGAGCGCCCCGTTCAGCTCATCGTCGCGGGCAAGTCCCACCCGGCCGACGAGGGTGGTAAGGCGTTGATCCAGCAGGTCGTGCGCTTCGCCGACCGTGAGGACCTGCGTCACCGGATCGTCTTTCTGCCCGATTACGACATGTCGATGGCGCGCACGCTCTACCACGGCTGCGATGTCTGGCTGAACAACCCGCTGCGGCCCCTGGAGGCCTGCGGTACCTCGGGAATGAAGAGTGCGCTCAACGGTGGGCTGAACCTGTCGATCCGCGACGGCTGGTGGGACGAGTGGTTCGACGGCGACAACGGATGGGAGATTCCGACCGCGGACGGGCTGATCGACGAGAGTCGGCGCGACGACCTGGAGGCCGCGGCACTCTACGACATCCTCGAGCGGGCCGTGGTGCCCCGGTTCTACGACCGTGACGAGCACGGTATCCCCATCCGGTGGGTGGAGATGGTCCGTCACACCCTCGAGGTGCTCGGTCCGAAGGTGCTGGCGTCGCGGATGGTGCGTGACTACACCGAGAAGTACTACCTGCCCGCGGCACGCGCGTTGCGGATGTCGATCGAGCCGGGGCAGTCCGCACCGGAGTTCAACGTGCCCTTCGGCGCTGCGCGTGAGCTCGCCGACTACCGCCGCCGCGTCGCACGAGCCTGGCCACATGTGCGGGTCTCAGACGTCGACAGCTCGGGACTACCGGACACGCCGTTGCTCGGTTCGGAGCTGACGCTGACCGCGATGGTGCACCTGGACGGTCTGCAGCCCGATGAGGTCGCGGTTCAGGCGCTGCTCGGGCGCGTCGATACCAGCGACACGTTGGTGGAGCCCGTGATGGTGCCGATGACCCACGCCGGTACCGCAGGCGATGGCCGGCACAGCTTCACCGCGACTGCGCCGTTGCCGGTGACCGGCTCGGTCGGGTACACGGTCCGGGTACTGCCGCACCATCGGCTGTTGGCCGGCGACAACGAGTTGGGGCTCGTGGCATTCGCGTGA
- a CDS encoding alpha-1,4-glucan--maltose-1-phosphate maltosyltransferase: MTAGRIEIDDVAPVVSGGRFPAKAVVGEIVPVSATVWREGHDAVAATLVVRYHGAGYPPLADEPPGRVRSPEAVPIQDVVNAPARVRPSALPMTTGRTPDVFHGQFCPDAVGLWTFRIDGWGDPIATWRKNVTAKLEAGQSEGELNNDLLVGAKLLERASTGVPRQDRYPLAEAAARLREPGDPFYRAGAALADEVTELVEQYPLRELVTRGQQYGIWVDRPLARFSSWYEFFPRSTGGWDSAGHPVHGTFATATKALPRIARMGFDIAYLPPIHPIGKVHRKGRNNSVTAGPHDVGSPWAIGSDEGGHDAVHPDLGTIDDFDEFVSAAGDDGLEVALDLALQCAPDHPWAREHPEWFTVLPDGTIAYAENPPKKYQDIYPLNFDNDPAGLYEEVLRVVKFWITHGVKIFRVDNPHTKPPNFWAWLIGEVKNIDPDVLFLSEAFTRPARLFGLAKLGFTQSYTYFTWRTAKWEITEFGEQLAEHADYSRQSLWVNTPDILHESLQHGGPGMFAIRAALASTMSPTWGMYSGYELFEHRAVREGSEEYLNSEKYELRPRDFDAALADGESLEPFITRLNEIRRIHPALQQMRPITFHHIDNDALLAYSKFDPISGDQVLVVITLNPFGPEEGTLWLDMGALGMEQQDRFWVRDEITGEEYQWGQGNYVRLEPARAVAHVLNMPQIPADQRLNLLRRE; encoded by the coding sequence GTGACCGCCGGTCGGATCGAAATCGACGATGTCGCTCCGGTGGTATCGGGCGGACGGTTTCCCGCCAAAGCCGTCGTCGGCGAGATCGTCCCGGTGAGTGCCACGGTCTGGCGTGAGGGCCACGACGCGGTGGCAGCCACCCTGGTGGTGCGCTATCACGGTGCCGGTTATCCCCCGTTGGCCGACGAACCGCCGGGCCGGGTCCGCTCGCCGGAGGCGGTACCGATTCAGGACGTGGTCAACGCACCGGCGCGGGTGCGCCCGAGTGCGCTGCCGATGACGACAGGCCGTACACCCGACGTTTTCCACGGCCAGTTCTGTCCCGACGCGGTGGGCCTGTGGACCTTCCGGATCGACGGCTGGGGTGATCCGATCGCGACGTGGCGCAAGAACGTCACCGCCAAACTGGAGGCCGGCCAGAGCGAGGGTGAGCTCAACAACGATCTGCTGGTCGGCGCCAAGCTGTTGGAGCGCGCGTCCACCGGCGTTCCCCGCCAGGATCGCTATCCGCTTGCCGAGGCCGCCGCCCGGCTGCGCGAACCCGGTGACCCGTTCTACCGCGCCGGTGCAGCGCTGGCCGACGAGGTGACCGAGCTGGTGGAGCAGTATCCGCTGCGTGAACTTGTGACCCGCGGTCAGCAGTACGGCATCTGGGTGGATCGCCCGCTGGCCCGCTTCAGCTCGTGGTACGAGTTCTTTCCACGCTCGACCGGCGGCTGGGACAGCGCCGGCCATCCCGTCCACGGCACCTTTGCCACCGCGACCAAAGCACTGCCCCGGATCGCCAGAATGGGATTCGACATCGCCTACCTGCCCCCGATCCACCCGATCGGGAAGGTGCACCGCAAGGGACGCAACAACAGCGTCACCGCCGGCCCGCACGACGTCGGCTCTCCGTGGGCGATCGGCAGCGACGAAGGCGGCCACGACGCCGTGCACCCCGATCTGGGCACGATCGACGATTTTGACGAATTCGTCTCCGCGGCCGGTGACGATGGGCTGGAAGTCGCGTTGGATCTCGCGTTGCAGTGCGCACCCGACCACCCGTGGGCCCGAGAGCACCCCGAATGGTTCACCGTGCTGCCCGACGGGACGATCGCCTACGCCGAGAACCCGCCGAAGAAGTACCAGGATATCTATCCACTGAACTTCGACAACGACCCCGCCGGGTTGTACGAGGAGGTGTTGCGGGTCGTCAAGTTCTGGATTACGCACGGCGTCAAGATTTTTCGGGTGGACAACCCGCACACCAAGCCGCCGAACTTCTGGGCTTGGCTGATCGGTGAAGTAAAGAACATCGACCCCGACGTCCTGTTCCTGTCCGAGGCGTTCACTCGTCCGGCCCGCCTGTTCGGCCTGGCCAAGCTGGGTTTCACGCAGTCCTACACCTATTTCACCTGGCGAACCGCGAAATGGGAGATCACCGAATTCGGTGAGCAGCTCGCCGAACACGCCGACTACTCGCGCCAGAGCCTGTGGGTCAACACCCCCGACATCCTGCATGAGAGCCTGCAGCACGGCGGGCCGGGAATGTTCGCCATCCGCGCGGCGCTGGCATCGACGATGAGCCCGACATGGGGAATGTATTCCGGCTACGAACTTTTCGAGCACCGTGCTGTCCGCGAAGGCAGTGAGGAGTACCTCAACTCCGAAAAATACGAACTACGACCACGTGACTTCGACGCCGCACTGGCCGACGGCGAATCTCTGGAACCGTTCATCACCCGGCTCAACGAGATCCGACGCATCCACCCGGCCCTGCAGCAGATGCGCCCCATCACCTTCCACCACATCGACAACGACGCATTGCTGGCCTACAGCAAGTTCGACCCCATCTCCGGGGACCAAGTGCTGGTGGTGATCACCCTCAATCCGTTCGGGCCCGAGGAGGGCACCCTGTGGCTTGACATGGGCGCGCTGGGTATGGAGCAACAAGACCGGTTCTGGGTACGCGATGAGATCACCGGAGAGGAATACCAGTGGGGACAGGGCAATTACGTGCGGCTCGAACCCGCCCGCGCGGTGGCCCACGTGCTCAACATGCCCCAGATCCCCGCCGACCAACGACTCAACCTGCTGCGTAGGGAGTGA
- the glgB gene encoding 1,4-alpha-glucan branching protein GlgB produces the protein MTNASGLTKTIDSPHLRPHTSDLNRLLAGEHHDPHSVLGAHEYDDHTVIRVYRPHAVKVNVVIGDARYPLSHIEAGLFAVAVSFTDLIDYRLEISYSEDESAFVHTVADAYRFLPTLGEMDLHLFAEGRHERLWEVLGAHPRSFTTADGVVQGVSFAVWAPNAKGVSVTGDFNHWGDEAQMRVLGSTGVWELFWPGFPDGGLYKFRVHGADGAVTDRADPMAFATEVPPQTASRVFTSDYTWTDEEWMSGRTLRNPVFEPMSTYEVHLGSWRPGLSYLELAEQLTEYVVEHGFTHVEMLPVAEHPFGGSWGYQVTSYYAPSSRFGNPDEFRYLVDRLHQAGIGVLVDWVPAHFPKDAWALGRFDGTALYEHGDPRRGEQLDWGTYVFDFGRAEVRNFLVANALYWLQEYHIDGLRVDAVASMLYLDYSRPEGGWTPNIHGGRENLEAVQFLQEMNATVHKINPGIVTIAEESTSWPGVTRPTNLGGLGFSMKWNMGWMNDTLEFIKRDPIHRSYHHHEITFSMLYAFSENYVLPISHDEVVHGKGTLWGRMPGNDHMKAAGIRSLLAYQWAHPGKQLLFMGQEFGQRAEWSEERGVDWFQLDERGFSDGILRMLTDANDIYRSRRALWSRDTQPEGYSWIDANDSANNVLSFLRFGDDGSMMACVFNFSGTEHTRYRLGLPHAGMWREVLNTDSDVYHGAGIGNYGAVEATDEPWHGRPASAVMVLPPLSAVWFEPERP, from the coding sequence ATGACCAACGCGTCCGGCCTGACCAAGACCATCGACAGCCCGCACCTGCGGCCGCACACCTCCGACCTCAATCGCCTGCTCGCCGGCGAACACCATGACCCGCATTCGGTCCTCGGTGCCCATGAGTATGACGACCACACCGTCATCCGCGTCTACCGGCCACACGCGGTCAAGGTCAATGTCGTCATCGGCGATGCGCGCTACCCCCTCAGCCATATCGAAGCCGGATTGTTCGCCGTGGCGGTTTCCTTCACCGACCTCATCGATTACCGGCTCGAAATCAGTTACTCCGAGGACGAGTCGGCCTTCGTACACACCGTCGCCGATGCCTACCGCTTTCTGCCGACGCTCGGCGAGATGGATCTGCATCTGTTCGCCGAGGGGCGACATGAGCGGCTATGGGAGGTACTCGGAGCCCATCCGCGCAGCTTCACCACGGCCGACGGCGTCGTGCAGGGCGTGTCGTTCGCGGTGTGGGCGCCCAACGCCAAGGGCGTGAGCGTGACCGGTGACTTCAACCACTGGGGTGACGAGGCCCAGATGCGGGTGCTGGGTTCCACCGGTGTGTGGGAACTGTTCTGGCCCGGCTTCCCCGACGGCGGACTGTACAAATTTCGCGTCCACGGGGCCGACGGTGCGGTCACCGATCGCGCCGACCCGATGGCCTTCGCAACCGAGGTGCCCCCGCAGACCGCATCCCGGGTGTTCACCAGCGACTACACCTGGACCGACGAGGAGTGGATGTCGGGGCGGACGCTGCGTAACCCGGTGTTCGAGCCGATGAGCACCTACGAGGTGCACCTGGGTTCATGGCGGCCCGGACTGAGTTATCTGGAGTTGGCCGAGCAGCTCACCGAATACGTTGTGGAGCACGGCTTCACACATGTCGAGATGCTCCCCGTCGCCGAGCATCCGTTCGGCGGATCATGGGGTTATCAGGTCACGTCGTACTACGCCCCCTCGTCGAGATTCGGCAACCCCGACGAGTTCCGGTATCTCGTCGACAGACTGCACCAAGCCGGGATCGGCGTCCTCGTCGACTGGGTGCCGGCGCATTTCCCGAAAGATGCCTGGGCGCTGGGCCGATTCGACGGCACGGCGCTCTACGAGCACGGCGACCCCCGTCGCGGTGAGCAACTGGACTGGGGAACATACGTCTTCGACTTCGGACGGGCCGAAGTTCGCAATTTCCTGGTCGCCAACGCGCTGTACTGGTTGCAGGAGTACCACATCGACGGTCTGCGCGTCGATGCCGTGGCGTCCATGCTCTACCTGGACTACTCGCGGCCAGAGGGCGGCTGGACACCGAACATCCACGGCGGGCGGGAGAACCTCGAGGCGGTGCAATTCCTGCAGGAGATGAACGCCACGGTGCACAAGATCAACCCGGGCATCGTCACGATCGCCGAGGAGTCGACATCGTGGCCGGGCGTGACACGGCCGACCAACCTTGGCGGCCTTGGCTTTTCGATGAAGTGGAACATGGGATGGATGAACGACACGCTTGAGTTCATCAAACGTGACCCGATCCACCGCAGCTACCACCACCACGAGATCACCTTCTCGATGCTCTACGCGTTCAGCGAGAACTACGTGCTACCGATCAGCCACGACGAGGTCGTGCACGGCAAGGGCACCCTGTGGGGCCGCATGCCGGGCAACGACCACATGAAGGCCGCCGGGATCAGGAGTCTGCTGGCCTACCAGTGGGCCCACCCGGGCAAGCAGTTGTTGTTCATGGGCCAGGAATTCGGTCAACGCGCGGAGTGGTCCGAAGAGCGTGGTGTCGACTGGTTCCAGCTCGACGAGCGGGGATTCTCTGACGGCATCCTGCGTATGCTCACCGACGCCAACGACATCTACCGGAGTCGGCGCGCGCTATGGTCCCGCGATACCCAGCCCGAAGGTTACTCGTGGATCGATGCCAACGACTCGGCCAACAACGTGCTGAGCTTCCTGCGCTTCGGCGACGACGGCTCGATGATGGCGTGCGTGTTCAACTTTTCCGGAACCGAGCACACGCGGTACCGGTTGGGGCTGCCGCATGCAGGGATGTGGCGCGAAGTACTCAACACCGACTCCGACGTCTATCACGGTGCAGGCATAGGCAACTACGGTGCGGTCGAGGCGACCGACGAGCCGTGGCATGGGCGGCCGGCATCGGCGGTGATGGTGCTTCCCCCGCTCTCGGCGGTGTGGTTCGAGCCCGAGCGCCCCTGA
- a CDS encoding tetratricopeptide repeat protein translates to MTRPRPQIGPALAGAVDLSALKQRPASSGDGAAEVTPGGVQITEANLEAEVLARSNEVPVVVLLWSPRSDPSVQLGEVLSGLAANDGGTWVLATVNVDATPRIAQMFGVQAVPTVVALAAGQPLSSFQGMQPPDQLRRWIDSLLGATAGKLSGSAEPDTEQVDPAVTQAREYLDQGDFDSARSAYQAILEADPNHAEAKGAVRQISFLQRATAHPQNAVELADAAPQDIEAAFAAADVEVLQQNVAAAFARLTALVKSTAGDDRATVRSRLVELFDLFDPADPEVIAGRRNLANALY, encoded by the coding sequence GTGACTCGTCCTCGACCCCAGATCGGCCCCGCCTTGGCCGGCGCCGTAGACCTGTCGGCACTCAAACAACGCCCCGCCTCCTCTGGTGACGGGGCCGCAGAGGTCACCCCCGGCGGAGTGCAGATCACCGAGGCCAACCTTGAAGCCGAGGTGCTGGCCCGCTCCAACGAGGTCCCCGTGGTGGTCTTGCTGTGGTCACCGCGCAGCGACCCCAGTGTCCAACTCGGCGAGGTGCTGTCGGGCCTGGCGGCCAACGACGGCGGCACGTGGGTGTTGGCGACCGTCAATGTCGACGCCACACCGCGCATCGCGCAGATGTTCGGGGTGCAGGCCGTGCCGACGGTCGTGGCCTTGGCTGCCGGTCAGCCACTGTCGAGCTTCCAGGGCATGCAACCCCCGGATCAGCTTCGCCGCTGGATCGACTCGTTGCTCGGTGCCACCGCCGGAAAGCTCAGCGGTTCCGCCGAACCCGACACCGAGCAGGTCGACCCCGCGGTGACGCAGGCGCGTGAGTACCTCGACCAAGGTGACTTCGACTCGGCACGGTCGGCCTACCAGGCAATCCTCGAGGCCGATCCCAACCATGCCGAGGCCAAGGGCGCGGTCCGCCAAATCAGCTTCCTGCAGCGCGCGACCGCGCACCCGCAGAATGCCGTGGAGCTCGCCGACGCAGCACCCCAGGACATCGAGGCAGCTTTCGCGGCCGCCGACGTCGAGGTGCTGCAACAGAATGTCGCTGCCGCATTCGCCCGGCTCACCGCTTTGGTGAAGAGCACAGCCGGCGATGACCGGGCTACAGTGCGCTCGCGGCTGGTCGAATTGTTCGACCTGTTCGATCCTGCCGACCCCGAGGTCATTGCCGGTCGGCGCAACCTGGCCAACGCCCTGTACTGA
- a CDS encoding DUF3817 domain-containing protein: MAPMTRAFDVRSAAAWFRLVAFAEAVSWVGLLVGMYFKYLGSPRTELGVKIFGPVHGAIFVAFLVAAAFAGLALRWQAGTWLLVLLAGIAPLGSVIFLIWADRTGRMDLRPGAPDAVGNRSDAVGQARRTVAETT; the protein is encoded by the coding sequence ATGGCGCCCATGACACGCGCTTTCGATGTCCGCAGTGCCGCGGCATGGTTCCGACTGGTCGCCTTCGCCGAGGCGGTCAGTTGGGTCGGGTTGCTGGTTGGGATGTATTTCAAGTACCTGGGTTCGCCGCGCACCGAACTCGGTGTGAAGATCTTCGGCCCCGTCCACGGCGCAATCTTTGTGGCTTTCCTGGTTGCCGCGGCATTCGCCGGGCTCGCGCTGCGTTGGCAGGCCGGTACGTGGTTGCTGGTGTTGCTGGCTGGTATCGCGCCACTGGGCAGTGTGATCTTCCTCATATGGGCTGATCGAACGGGTCGGATGGATCTGCGTCCCGGTGCACCCGATGCCGTGGGAAACCGGTCGGACGCCGTGGGTCAGGCACGGCGAACGGTTGCGGAAACGACGTGA
- a CDS encoding acetyl-CoA C-acetyltransferase: MTTSVIVAGARTPVGKLSGSLKDLSGSDLGAVAIAGALAKAFPNVDNAAGLVEYVIMGQVLSAGAGQMPARQAAVAAGIPWDVPALTINKMCLSGIDAIALADQLIRAGEFDVVVAGGQESMTQAPHLLMNSRSGYKYGDVTVLDHLAYDGLHDVFTDQPMGALTEQRNDTDEFTRAQQDEYAAGSHQKAARAWKDGVYADEVVPVKIPQRKGDPVEFTEDEGIRADTSAESLASLRPAFRKDGTITAGSASQISDGACAVVVMNKAKAEELGLTWLCEIGAHGVVAGPDSTLQSQPANAIKKAVAKEGISVDQLDVIEINEAFAAVALASTNELGVDANKVNTNGGAIAIGHPIGMSGARITLHAALELARKGTGYAVAALCGAGGQGDALILRRP, from the coding sequence ATGACGACGTCGGTGATCGTTGCTGGAGCCCGGACTCCGGTGGGAAAGCTCTCGGGATCTCTGAAGGACTTGTCCGGCAGTGACCTGGGCGCCGTGGCGATTGCCGGCGCGCTGGCCAAGGCGTTTCCGAATGTCGACAACGCCGCCGGACTGGTCGAGTACGTGATCATGGGGCAGGTGCTGTCCGCCGGCGCCGGGCAGATGCCAGCGCGCCAGGCCGCCGTCGCCGCGGGCATCCCGTGGGATGTGCCGGCTCTGACCATCAACAAGATGTGCCTGTCGGGCATCGATGCGATCGCATTGGCCGATCAGTTGATCAGGGCCGGTGAATTCGACGTCGTGGTGGCCGGCGGGCAGGAGTCCATGACCCAGGCCCCGCATCTGTTGATGAACAGCCGGTCGGGTTACAAGTACGGCGATGTCACGGTGCTCGATCATCTCGCCTACGACGGTTTGCACGATGTCTTCACCGACCAGCCGATGGGTGCGCTCACCGAGCAGCGCAACGACACCGACGAGTTCACCCGTGCCCAGCAGGATGAATACGCGGCCGGGTCGCACCAGAAGGCCGCCCGGGCGTGGAAAGACGGTGTCTACGCCGATGAGGTGGTACCGGTGAAGATCCCGCAGCGTAAAGGTGATCCGGTCGAGTTCACCGAAGACGAGGGCATCCGCGCCGACACCTCTGCCGAGTCGCTGGCAAGCCTGCGCCCGGCGTTCCGCAAGGACGGCACCATCACCGCCGGCTCAGCCTCGCAGATCTCCGACGGCGCATGCGCGGTCGTGGTGATGAACAAGGCCAAGGCCGAAGAGTTGGGTCTGACCTGGCTGTGCGAGATCGGCGCGCACGGCGTGGTTGCCGGCCCGGACTCCACGCTGCAGAGCCAGCCGGCCAATGCCATCAAGAAGGCTGTCGCCAAAGAAGGCATCTCGGTCGACCAGCTGGATGTCATCGAGATCAACGAGGCGTTCGCTGCGGTAGCCCTGGCCTCGACCAACGAACTCGGGGTCGATGCGAACAAGGTCAACACCAATGGCGGCGCCATCGCGATCGGCCACCCGATCGGGATGTCGGGTGCCCGGATCACGCTGCATGCCGCCCTCGAGCTGGCGCGCAAGGGCACGGGTTACGCGGTTGCGGCGCTCTGCGGCGCCGGCGGTCAGGGTGATGCCCTCATCCTGCGCCGGCCCTGA
- the mce gene encoding methylmalonyl-CoA epimerase, with amino-acid sequence MTAEQTDARPVLATALVTAIDHVGIAVRDLDEAIKWYHDHLGMIVLHEEVNEEQGIREAMLSVRGAPVGSTQVQLMAPIDDSSTIAKFLDKRGPGLQQFAYRVSDIDALSERLRAQGIRLIYDQPRRGTANSRINFIHPKDGGGVLIELVEPAADTAH; translated from the coding sequence ATGACCGCCGAGCAGACTGACGCCCGCCCGGTACTGGCTACCGCGCTGGTGACCGCCATCGACCATGTCGGCATCGCCGTTCGCGATCTGGACGAGGCGATCAAGTGGTACCACGACCACCTCGGCATGATCGTGCTGCACGAAGAGGTCAATGAAGAGCAAGGCATCCGTGAGGCGATGCTCTCGGTGCGCGGGGCTCCGGTCGGCAGCACGCAGGTCCAGCTGATGGCCCCGATCGACGACAGCTCCACCATCGCGAAATTCCTGGACAAGCGGGGACCGGGCCTGCAGCAGTTCGCCTATCGGGTCAGCGACATCGACGCCCTGAGCGAGCGTCTGCGCGCGCAGGGCATCCGGTTGATCTATGACCAGCCGCGCCGAGGCACCGCGAACTCGCGGATCAACTTCATCCACCCCAAGGACGGTGGCGGCGTGCTGATCGAGCTGGTCGAGCCGGCCGCCGACACCGCGCACTGA
- the nucS gene encoding endonuclease NucS — protein MRLVIAQCTVDYVGRLTAHLPSARRLLLFKADGSVSVHADDRAYKPLNWMSPPCWLSEDLTGEAKLWVVENKAGEQLRITVEDIEHDSSHELGVDPGLVKDGVEAHLQALLAEHVELLGAGYTLVRREYMTPIGPVDLLCRDEQGHSVAVEIKRRGEIDGVEQLTRYLELLNRDSLLAPVAGVFAAQQIKPQARTLANDRGIRCVTLDYDKMRGMDSDEFRLF, from the coding sequence GTGCGTCTTGTCATCGCCCAGTGCACCGTGGACTACGTCGGCCGACTCACCGCGCACCTGCCCTCGGCGCGCCGGCTGCTGCTCTTCAAGGCCGACGGGTCGGTCAGCGTGCACGCCGACGACCGGGCCTACAAGCCGCTGAACTGGATGAGCCCGCCGTGCTGGCTGTCTGAGGACCTGACCGGCGAGGCGAAACTGTGGGTGGTGGAGAACAAGGCCGGGGAGCAACTACGCATCACCGTCGAGGACATCGAGCACGACTCCAGCCACGAGCTCGGAGTGGACCCCGGACTGGTCAAGGACGGTGTCGAGGCTCATCTGCAGGCGTTGCTGGCCGAACACGTCGAACTCCTCGGCGCCGGATACACTTTGGTGCGCCGGGAGTACATGACTCCGATCGGTCCGGTCGATCTGCTCTGCCGCGACGAGCAGGGTCACTCGGTCGCAGTGGAGATCAAGCGCCGCGGGGAGATTGACGGCGTCGAGCAACTCACGCGCTACCTCGAACTGCTCAACCGTGACTCGCTGCTGGCGCCGGTGGCCGGCGTGTTCGCCGCGCAGCAGATCAAGCCACAGGCTAGAACGCTCGCTAATGATCGTGGAATCCGTTGTGTGACATTGGATTACGACAAGATGCGGGGCATGGACAGCGACGAGTTCCGGCTGTTCTGA